ACCTGGGATTCGACTCGCTGACCGCGGTGGAGCTACGGAACCGGCTCGGCAGGGCGACCGGGCTACGGCTGCCTGCCGCGCTGCTGTTCGACCACCCGAGCCCGGCGGCCCTGGCCGCGCACCTGCTGCCCCGGCTCGCTCCCGAGCCGGAGGAGGAGCACGGCGTGCTGGCGGAGCTGGACCGGCTGCGGGCGCGGCTGGCCGGGCTGACCGCCGACGAGACCCTGCGCAGGCAGGTGGCAGGCAGGCTGGAGGTACTGCTGGCCGGATGGTCCGGCCGGCCGGAACCGGAAACGAACGGCAATGGCGCGGCCGACTTCGGCTCGGCCTCGGACGAGGAGATGTTCAGCCTGCTGGACCACGAACTCGGGCAGGGCTGAGCAGGCGGGCAGGCCGCCGGGACCGCACCGGCCCGGCGGCCTGCCCGCCTTCACGGCTCGATGCTCACCTTGATCGCCTCGCCGCTGGCCACCAGCCGGATGGCCTCGGGCAGCCGGTCCAGTGGCAGGGTATGGGTGATCAGGTCCCGCACCGCAACCGCACCGCTCGCGATCAGCTCCAGCGCCCGTTTGTTGTGCGCAGGGGTGGAACCGTTGGCCCCCACGATGCTCAGCTCGCGGTAGTGCACAAGGTTCGCGTCCAGCGTGATCGTCGGCTTGTCCTTGGGCAGGCCGCCGAACAGGCTGATCCGGCCGCGGCGGGCGGTCATCCGCTGCGCGTCCTCCTGCGCCGCACCGGAGGCCGCCGCGGTGATCACCACATCGGCCCCGCGCCCTTCGGTCAGCTCGAGCACCTCGTCCACCACGTCCACATCGGACCCGCAGATCGCCGCGTCCGGCTCGACCACGGCGGCCGACATGTCCAGCCTGGACCGGCTCAGCTCCACCAGGAACACCTTGGCCGCACCACGCGCGCGGGCGAGCCGTACATGCATGCAGCCGACCGGACCGGCCCCGATCACCACCACCTCGTCCCCGGTACCGACCCCGGCCAGCTCCTGGCCGTTGAGCACGCAGGCAAGCGGCTCGGCCACCGAGGCCTCGGCGAAACCGACCCCGTCCGGAATGCGGTTCAGCCCGTCCACCGCCAGTACCTGCACCGGCACCACCAGATACTCGGCGAACCCGCCGTCGTAGTGATAGCCGACCGAGGTCTGGTTCGGGCAGATCGTCATCCGGTCGCCCGTGCAGTCCTGGCAGGTGCCACAGGGCACTGCGGCGATCACCTGCACCCGGTCCCCGGCGGCCCAGCCGCCGTGGACCTCCGGCCCGGTCTCCACCACCTCGCCCGCGATCTCGTGCCCGATCACCCTCGGCGGCACCAGATGGTGGTGGCCGTGGTTGAAGATCTTCACGTCGGTCCCGCAGGTGGAGCAGTGCCGGACCCGGATCCGGACCTCCCGCGGGCCGAGCGGCCGCCACTCGGCATCCTCCAGTCGCAGGTCCCCTGGCGCGTAGAACCGTGCGACCCTCATGCGCCTGCCCCTTTCCGCACCGAACCCAGCAACTCGTGCACGGTGTCCACACTGGTCGTGCCGCGCAGCAGCTCGGCCCGTTCGGCGTCGAGCAGGACCTCCGCCAGGGCGGAGAGCACGGCCACGTGCTCCTCGCCCCTGGCCGCGATGGCCACGCACACCCGCACCGGGGTGCCGGTATCCCAGTCCACCCCGCCGGGGAACTGCAGCACGCCAAGGGCGGTGTGCCGCACCAGCGCCCTGGCGGCGTCGGTGCCGTGCGGGATCGCCACCCCCTCGCCGATGTAGGTGGAAACCGACCGCTCGCGTTCCAGCATGGTCTGCGGGTAGCCCGGCTCCACCGCGCCGATCTCGGTCAGCAGGGCGCCGCACTGGGCGATCGCGTCCCACTTGTCGGCCGCGGTCAGCCCGAGCCGGATACTGTCCTTCGGCAACACGTCCTGAGCTGGTCTCGAGTCAGCCACGAAGCTCCTTACCATCCTTGATCGCGGCCTCGATCCGGTCGAAGGCCGGGTCCTTGAGGAACGAGTGGAACTCGACCACCACCGCTTGCGGCGCGGATGCCCGTGCCCGGTCGGCCAGCTCGGCGTGCGTGAGCACCAGCAGCGCGTCCGCCGGGATCTCGTGCACCGAAACCGCCTCCACCCGCACACCATGTGGTTCCAGCCGTTTACGCAGCTGGCCGGTGAGCATCATGCTGCTGCCCATCCCGGCGTCGCAGGCGACCACGAGCCTGGTCAGGGTGTCCGCGCGGACAACAGGGCCGGCCCGCTCCGGTTCGGACCGCTCGCCCGGCGCGGCGCCGACCCGGGTCTGCCGCGGCGCGCCCGCCGCGGGCGTGACCTCCGGCGTGGTGATCGCCTCGTTCTGGGCGCGGCCGAACCCGAGCAGGGCGGCGGCGAACACGAACGCCACCACCGCGGCGACCACGATGCACAGCAGCACGCTGAGATGCCCGCCGCGTGGGGTCACCGCGAGGTAGGCGAAGACACTGCCGGGAGCCGGGGTGGCGAGCAGGCCCGAGTTGGTCATCATCGCGGTGGCCACACCGGCCATGCCGCCCGCGATCGCCGCAAGCAGCAGGCGCGGCTTCATCAGCACGTACGGGAAGTAGATCTCGTGGATGCCACCGAGGAAGTGGATGATCATGGCGCCGGGGACGGTTGGCCGCATCGTGCGCGGTCCGAAAAGGAGGAACGCGGTCAGGATGCCGAGTCCGGGACCGGGGTTCGTCTCGATCATGAACAGCATCGACTGGCCCGCCCCGGACACCTCGGCCGCGCCGAGGGTGCCGAGCACGCCGTGGTTGATCGCGTTGTTCAGGAACAGCACCTTGGCCGGTTCCACGATGAGCGACACCAGCGGCAGCAGGTTGTTCGTGATCAGCGCGTCCACGCCGGTACCCGCGGCCTCGGTCAGCGCCTCGATCATCGGTCCCACGGCGGCCAGTCCCAGCAGCGCCATGCCCGCGCCGAGAATGCCGAGGCTGAAGTTGTTGACCAGCATCTCGAAGCCGGTCTTGATCCGGCCGTCGACCAGCCGGTCGAACCACTTCAGCAGCAGCGCGGCGATCGGCGCGATGATCATCGCGCCGAGGAACATCGGGGCCTCGGTGCCGACCACCACGCCCATCGTGGCCACCGCGCCGATCACCGCGCCGCGTTGCCCGTGCACCATCCGGCCACCGGTGTAGCCGATCAGCAGCGGCAGCAGGGTGCTGAGCATCGGGCCGACCAGGGCGCCCAGCGTCTCGTTCGGCAGCCAGCCTTCCGGGATGAACAGCGCGGTGATCAGGCCCCAGGCAATGAAGGCGCCGATGTTCGGCATGATCATTCCGGCCAGGTAGCGGCCGAAGCGCTGCACCCTTGCCCGCGCGCCAGTGCCCTGCAAATGCTTGAGTTCAGCGATACTGGTCATCGGCTTGCTCCGTCCGTGCACCTGGTGTGGCCCGTGTGGTGATCACGAAGGTGGTCGGGTACCGGGTGGCGAGGTACCAGGGCGAACGTACCGGTGGCTCCGCAGGCAGGGAAGGTCGCCGATGCTCATCTGTGGATCGCCGTCCGGCCACCGGATCGGATCGTGGCGCCGGGGTGCGCTCGTCTGCTCCGGTTCCGGTGCGTCGCCCGGCCGGCGGGCGCCGTCCACGAGGTGTTGGCGTTCTTCCGCATACATGTGGCTTTACCACCCAAAGCATCTGTAAGTACTACTGTGTACTTGGTCTCACCTTTGAAAGTCAAGACTTCCGGGTTCCTGGGGATTGCCCCAGTCCGATATCCAGCAGGCTGGGGCGTCAAGTGCGGCGCCGAGTGAACTGCGAGGTGCTCGAGGCTCCGGAGGGATGACCCCTCCGGAGTCCGGGGTCGTGTTTCCACTGTGGACATGCGGAACCGGTGGACGATTAACGGTGAGCCAGGGTCGAGAATCGCTCAGATGAGCACCAAAATTTCGTTATGGCATACCCTCTTGACCGAGTTTGTCCCGCGAAGTTCACTTTCCCCGTCGCTCACATGTACAAGGAAGTGCTCATATGAGCAAGACGGAGGACATCATGGCATTTGGTTTCCGGGGGACGGGACGCCGTCACGTGCTCGGGATCTCCGCCGCGGCCACCGTCGCGCTGCTGGCGAGTTCCTGCGCCGGCGCCGGCGGTGGCGGTGACTCGGGGGGTGAGGGCGCGACCGTGACCATCGCGACGGTCGCCAACCCGCAGATGCAGGACATCGAGAAGCTGACACCCAAGTTCAACGAGCAGCATCCGGACATCAACATCGAGTTCGTGACGCTGCCGGAGAACGAGCTGCGGGACCGCGTCACGCAGGACATCGCGACGCAGGCGGGCCAGTACGACGTGGTCACCATCGGCACCTACGAGACGCCCATCTGGGCGGAGAACGGCTGGCTGACCGGGCTGGACGAGTACGCGAGCCAGGGTGACTACGATGCCGGGGACATCATCGGCCCGGTGCGGGAGGCGCTGTCCTTCGAGGACCAGATGTACGCCGCCCCGTTCTACGGCGAGTCGTCGTTCCTGATGTACCGCAAGGATCTGTTCAAGCAGGCCGGGCTCACCATGCCCGAGCAGCCGACCTGGGAGGACGTCGCCGGTTTCGCCGCGAAGCTGGACGACGACGCGCAGCAGCGGGCCGGGATCTGCCTGCGCGGGCTGCCCGGCTGGGGCGAGGTGCTGGCCCCGCTCAACTCGATGATCCTGACCTACGGCGGCCAGTGGTACGACGAGAACTGGAACGCCAAGCTGGATTCCCCGCAGGTCAAGGAAGCGGTCCAGTTCTATGTGGACCTGGTGCGCGAGCACGGGCAGCCGGGTGCGCCGAACTCCGGCTTCTCCGAGTGCCTGACTTCGATGGCGCAGGGCAACTCCGCCATGTGGTACGACGCCACGGTGGCCGCCGGTTCGCTGGAGGACTCCAGCACCAGCAAGGTGGCTGGCAAGATCGGGTACGCACCGGCGCCGACGGTGCAGACCGACCACGCGGGCTGGCTGTGGGCGTGGTCGCTGGCGATCCCGCAGACCTCGGACGCCAAGGACGCCGCGTGGGAGTTCATCTCCTGGGCGACATCGAAGGAGTACCACCGGCTGGTCGGCGAGGAGCTCGGCTGGACAAGGGTGCCGCCGGGCAGCAGGCTGTCCACCTACGACATCCCGGAGTACCAGGAGGCGGCGGGCCAGTTCGCAGAGCCGACCCTGGACGCGATCCAGAACGTGGACGTCAACCAGCCCGGGGTGCACCCGCAGCCGTGGACCGGGGTGCAGTACGTCGCGATCCCGGAGTTCCAGGATCTGGGGACGAAGGTCTCCCAGGAGATCTCCGCGGCCATCGCGGGTCAGCAGTCCGTTGACGAGGCGCTGGTGAAGGCCCAGCGGTACGCCGAGGAGACCGCCAAGGAGGGCGGGTACAAGTAATGAGTGCCGATCTCGCCACGGCGGCGTCCCTTCCGGGGCGCCGCCGTGCCCCCCGTAAACCCAGCGCGGCGACCCGCTGGAAGCTGCGCGGGCCGCTGCTGCCCGCGCTGGCCATCGTCATCCTGCTGACGCAGATCCCGCTGCTGGTGACGCTCTACTACAGCCTGTTCTCGCAGAACCTGCTGCGCCCTGGATCGACCGAGTTCGTCGGGCTGGACAACTACGCGAAGGTGTTCACCGACGGATTGTTCCGCAACGCGGTGCTCAACACGGTCGTGCTGACCGCGGGCACAGTGCTGTTCTCGATCATATGCGGTACCGCGCTCGCGGTGTTACTGGACAAGAAGTTCTTCGGCCGCAGCATCGTGCGTACCCTGCTGATCACCCCGTTCCTCGTGATGCCGACAGCGGCCGCGCTGCTGTGGAAAACCTCCATGTTCAACGCGGTGTTCGGGATGCTCAACTGGGTGCTGTCCCCGTTCGGCGTGGAGGATCTCGACTGGGTCAGCCAGTTCCCGATGGCCTCGGTCATCCTGGTGCTGACCTGGCAGTGGACCCCGTTCATGATGCTGATCGTGTTGGCCGGCCTGCAGAGCCAGTCGCCGGAGGTGCTCGAGGCCGCCAAGGTGGACGGCGCGGGCGGCTGGGCCACCTTCTGGCAGATCACCATGCCGCACCTGCGGCAGTTCATCGAGCTGGCGATCCTGCTCGGGTCGATCTTCATCGTGCAGACCTTCGACGCGATCTTCATGATCACCCAGGGTGGCCCTGGGCAGGCGACCACCAACCTGCCGTACTTCATCTACCAGCAGACCTTCCGCGCGTTCGATGTCGGCGAGTCGGCCGCGGCCGGGGTCATCGTCGTCGTGGCGACCATCGTGATCGCCACCTTCGCGCTGCGGGTCATCTCCCGCCTGTTCCGAGAGGAGGGATGAGCGTGTCGCATCTGGCACCCGCGTCCCCGCGGCCCGCGACCCGGCGGGATACCGGCTCCGGCACCGGCGGCGCCGGGACCGGTCAGCCCCGGCGCCGCAGGCGCAGGTTCGGCAGCCCATGGCTGGCGCTGCTGGCCTGGGCGGTGGGCCTGATCGTGTTCTTCCCGGTGCTGTGGATGTTCCTCACCGGGTTCAAACAGGAGTCACAGGCCTCCACGGACCCGCCGACGTTCTTCTTCGAGCCGACCCTCGAGCAGTACCGGGCGATCCTCGGCCGGGACTTCGGTCCGTACTTCCTGAACTCACTGAGCGCGACGCTCATCTCCACGGCGCTGGTGATCGTGCTGGGCACCCCGGCGGCCTATGCGCTTTCCCTGGCGAAGATCCCGCGCTGGCGGGACTCGCTGTTCTTCTTCATCTCCACCCGGATGATGCCGGTGGTGGCGATCATCCTGCCGTTGTACATCATCGCGAAGAACCTGAACCTGCTCGACAACGTGACGATGCTGGCGCTGGTCTACACCGTGATGAACCTGCCCATCGCGGTGTGGATGATCCGGTCCTTCCTGATCGAGATCCCCAGCGAGGTGCTGGAGGCCGCCAGGGTGGACGGCGCGTCCCGCACCACCGAGATGCGGCGGATCATCCTCCCGATGATCGCGCCCGGCCTGGCCGCGACCGCGCTGATCTGCTTCATCTTCGCCTGGAACGAGTTCTTCTTCGCGGTCAGCCTGACCGCGACCCAGGCGCCCACCGTGCCGGTGTTCCTGGTCGGCTTCATCACCAGCGAGGGGCTGTTCTGGGCTCGCCTCTCGGCGGCCTCCACCATGGCGGCACTGCCGGTGATCCTTGCCGGCTGGGCCGCGCAGAAATGGCTGGTGCGCGGGCTGTCCCTCGGAGCGGTGAAGTAGTGGGCGAGATCGCAGCGGAACTCCTCCGGACCGCGCTGCTCGCCGGGGAGGCGGCGGGCAGGCAGCTGCGTGCCCGGCAGGCGGGGGTACGGCAGGCCGCCACCAAGTCCAGCCCCACCGACCCGGTCACCGAGGCCGATCATGCCGCCGAGCGGACCGTGGTGAACCTGCTGCGCCGGTGGCGTCCCGAGGACGCCGTACTGGCGGAGGAGGGCACCCTGCTCGCCGGGACGAGCGGGTACCGGTGGGTGATCGACCCGCTGGACGGCACCGTGAACTACCTCTACCAGCGCGCGGGCTGGGCGGTGAGTGTGGCGGTGGAGGACGCCGACGGTGCCGTGGCCGGTGTTGTGGTGGACCCGGTGCTCGGGGAGACCTTCCACGCGGTGCGCGGTGGTGGTGCCTTTCTCGGCGAGCGGCGGCTGCGGGTGAACGATCCGGTTCCGCTGGAGCGGGCGCTGGTCGGTACCGGGTTCTCCTACCACCCGCGGTCAAGGGAACGGCAGGCCAGGCTGGTGACCGGGCTGTTGCCTGCCGTGCGCGACATCCGGCGCACCGGCACCTGCGCCGGGGACCTCTGCGCGCTGGCCGCGGGCAGGGTCGACGCTTTCCTCGAGGACGAGCTTTCGCACTGGGACTGGGCCGCGGGCGCGCTCATTGCCGCCGAGGCCGGGGCGGTGGTCAGCACGCTGCGCCCGGCCGAGGAACGGCACGGGTTGCTGGCCGCGGGCCCGGCCCTGCATACCGGGCTGAGGGAACTGGCCGGCGACTGATTCGCAGGCGGCGGGTCAGGCCAGTGGCGCCGTCCAGACAAGCCGGGTGCCCCCGCCGGGCGGGGCGGTGAGGGTCATGGTCCCGTTCGAGCGGGTGGCGCGCCCGGCAAGGTCGCGCAGCCCACGGTGCCCGGCGTCCGCCGGAATCCCGGTGCCGTCGTCGGTGACCTCCACGGTCAGCTCGTCCGCCGCCGACACCAGGACCGCGACCGCCGTGGCACCGGCGTGCCGGACGGTGTTGGCCAGTGCCTCGCGTACCACGGCCTCGGCGTGCTCGCCCAGCCCGGCCGAGATGACACCGAGGGGGCCGGACATGCGCACGGTGGTCTGCAGGCTGGTTCCGGCCGTGAGCTCGGCGACGGCCTCGTGCAGCTGCCTGCCAAGGTAGCCGCCGCCGGTCTCGCCGTGCAGGTCGAAGATGGCGGAGCGGATCTCGCCGATGATGCTCTGGGCGTCCTCGACCAGCGCGCCGAGCCGCAGCCGCAGGTCCGGATTGCGGGCCCGCTGGCGGGCGCTTTGCAGGCCGAGGCCGAGGGCGAAGAGGCGTTGGATGACGTGGTCGTGCAGGTCGCGGGCGATGCGGTCGCGGTCGCCGAGTACCTGTAGTTCGTGCAGCCTGCGCTGGTCGTCGGCCAGTTGCAGGGCGAGTGCGGCCTGTTCGGCGAAGGCGGCGGCCATGGCCAGCTGCTCCGGGGTGAAGACAGGCTTGCCCGGTCGGCGTACCACGACCAGTACTCCGAAGACCGATTCGGCTGAGGAGCGCAGGGGCAGCACCAGCGCCGGGCCGAACTCGGCGTTGGTGCCGTCGGTGAGCGGGTAGGCCAGTTCGGTGACGCGGCGGGGTGTGGTGTCGCGGAAGGTGGTGCCGGAGGTGGATTCACCGACCGGGATGCGCTTGCCGGTCAGGTCGTGGACGTCCGCGCCCGCGTGGACGGTGATGACCAGCTCGCCGACCTCGGGGCGGGTTGTTCGGGATCCGGGGGCAGCGCGATGAACGTGTAGTCGGCTGCGGTGAGGGCGAGGGCGCGGTTGGCGATGAGGTGCAGGACGTCGGTGGTGTGGGCGGCGGCGAGGAGTTCGGCGCGGATCTCGCTGGTGGCCTCCTGCCATTGCTGGCGTAGCCGGGCCTCTTCGTACAGGCGGGCGTTTTCCACCGCGATCCCGGCCGCGGCGGCCAGCGCCTGTACCACTACCTCGTCGTCCTCGGTGAAGGCCTGCCCGCCGTTCTTTTCGGTGAGGTAGAGGTTGCCGAAGACCTGGTCGCGCACGCGCACCGGGACGCCGAGGAAGCTGTGCATCGGCGGGTGGTGTGCCGGGAACCCGGCCGAGGCCGGATGGTCGGAGATCTCGTCCAGCCGGATCGGTTTGGGCTGCTGGATGAGCAGGCCGAGCAGGCCGTGCCCTTCGGGCAGGTCCCCGATCTGCTGCCGGGTGTGCTCGTCGATGCCCTCGTAGACGAACTCGGCCAGCCCCTCCCCGTCCGGGGCCAGCACCCCAGCGCCCCGTAGCGGCAGTCCACCAGCTCGATCGCGGCATGCACGATCCGGCGCAGGGTCGCATCCAAATCCAGGCCGGGACCGGGCCGCGAGAGCGCGTCCAATTGTGCCGTGACCTGATCCGGTTTGCGGTCGGCAACCATAGCGTAAAGCCTGGCACCGGCGAGGTGCACCGCCAAGACTCATGCCCGGATTGGCGCACCCTTTTCCCGATGTTCGTGGAGATTTTCTACCGCCGAACGGGCGTATTTCGGAATTCTCGGGTAGTGATCTTCGTGGTGTTGACAGGGAACGGGTGGGCAAGGATAGTGAAATCATTGACTACTGGGGTCATGTTCGAACGGCGAAAGCCCGCCCATTGTGGGCGGCTGCCGGAATCCGTTTCCCGATTTCGTCGGATATCAGAAGGGACATGCGAATGCGAATCGTGGCTGGCGTGATCGCGACGCTGGCGGTGACCGCGGGCCTGGCCACCGCGGCCCCGGCCGCCGTGGCGGCCGAGCGAACCGCCGCGTACGCGATCAACGACGGCGGGGTCGTCATCGGTAGCGTCGGTTACCAGGCGGCCCGGTGGGATGCCGATGGCACCCGCGGTCTACTGGAGACCCTTCCGAACAGCATCGTCACCCACGCCAACGGGATCAACGACGCCGGGGTGATCGTCGGCACCGACTTCGTCGGCGACCAGGATCAGGTGGCGGTGCGCTGGGACGCCGATGGCACGATCAACGAGCTGGGTGGGCACAGCTCGGTCTACAGCGCGGCCCACGCCGTGAACGACAACGGGGTGGTCGTCGGTGACATCGCCGGTTTCACCTCGGGTTCCGCGGTGCGCTGGGACCGCGCGGGCAGGCTGACCAGGTTGGACACCCCATCCGGCTACGACCGGGCCACCGCGCGGGCGGTGAACGACGCGGGCACCGTCGCCGGATACCTGCGGGTGGACGGCTCCGGACCCGGCACCGCCCGGACCCAGGCGGTGCGGTGGAGCGACACCGGTGCCGCCACGATCCTGCCCGGGCTGCCCGGCGGTGGCAGCAGCTATGCCTTGGGTATCAGCAGGGACGGCACCGTGATCGGCGAGGCCGAGGGCGCGGACGGCAACGGGCACGCGGTGCGCTGGGATGCCGCCGGCACGCTGACCCGGCTGGCCACCCTCCCCGGTGACACCGTGAGCTCGGCCTCGGCGATCAACGAGGACGGGGTGACCGTCGGCTACACCACCACCCCGGACCGCGCCAGCCTGCACCCGGTGCGCTGGGACCGGGACGGTTCGGTGCACGCGCTGGCCACCTTGCCGGGCGGCGGCTCGGGCGTGGCCGAGGGGATCAACGACCACGGGGTGATCGTCGGCTACGACACGGGCAGTGCCGGAACCACGGCCGTGCGCTGGGACGCCGATGGCACCATCAGCAGGCTCGGCGGGAGCACCGCACCCCGGTGACCACTCGCGCGGGCGGGACTCAGGCGTCGAGCCGGTAGCGCCGGATCGCCTCTCGCGGTGTCCCGTCCGCGCTGCCGCTGTCGTCGTCGCCGCGCATCGCGAGCACGGCGACGGCGATCGACTCGGCGTCGATGTGGAAATGCCTGCGCAGGGCGCTTCGTAGGTCGGAACGGCCGAAGCCGTCGGTGCCGAGGGAGAGGTAGTCGTTTGCCAGCCAGGGCGCGATCTGGTCCGGCACGGCTCGCATGAAGTCGCTGACCGCGATCACCGGCCCTGGCTGCTCGCGCAGGGCGCTGGTGACGTAGGGGATCCGGCGCGGCTGGTCCGGATGCAGCAGGTTCCACTCGTCGCACTCCATGGCCTCGCGGCGCAGCTCGCTCCAGGAGGTCGCCGACCAGACGTCGGCCGCGACGCCCCAGTCCTCGGCCAGCAGGCGCTGCGCCTCAAGTGCCAGGGGCATGGCCACCCCGGAGGCCAGGATCTGGGCCCGCGGCGCTTCGCCCTCGACCGGGGCACGCCGGTAGCGGTACAGGCCACGCAGGATCCCGCGCTCCAGTTCGCCGCGCTCGGACTCGGGCGTCTCCGCGGGCTGCTGGTACGGCTCGTTGTACACGGTGAGGTAGTAGAAGACGTCCTCGCCATCGGGATGCCGTTCGGTCGAGCCGTACATCCGGGCCAGCCCGTCCCGGACGATATGCGCGATCTCGAAACCCCAGGCGGGGTCGTAGTGCACGCAGGCCGGGTTGGTGGAAGCCAGCAGGGGTGAGTGCCCGTCCTGGTGTTGCAGGCCCTCGCCGTTGAGCGTGGTGCGGCCCGCGGTGGCTCCGATCAGGAAGCCGCGCCCCAGCTGGTCGCCCATCGCCCAGATGAAGTCGCCGGTGCGCTGGAAGCCGAACATGGAGTAGAAGACGTAGACCGGGATCATGGGTTCGCCGTGGGTGGCGTAGGAGGTGCCCGCCGCGATGGCGGAGCCCATGCCGCCCGCCTCGCTGATGCCCTCGTGCAGCAGCTGGCCGCTGCTGGATTCCCGCCAGGACAGCAACATCTCCCGGTCCACCGAGTCGTAGCTCATCCCGGCGGGCGAGTAGATCCGGCACTTCGGGAACAGGGAGTCCATCCCGAAGGTGCGTGCCTCGTCCGGGATGATCGGCACGATCCGGGGACCGACCTCGGGGTCCTTCAGCAGTTCCTGCAGCAGCCGGACGAAAGCCATGGTGGTCGCCACCGGGCTCGAGCCGGAACCGCGGCGCAGACCCTGGTACGCCTGCTCGCCCGGCAGGGTCAGCCGCCGCGGCCGGACCGACCGGCGGGGCAAGGGCCCGCCGAGCTCGCGCCTGCGCCGCCGGAGGTACTCCAGCTCCGCGGAGTCCTCGCCGGGGTGGCAGTACGGCGGCAGTTCGGCGTCCAGCTCGGCATCGGAGATCGGCAGGCGCAGCCGGTCCCGGAAGGTCTCCAGTTCCTCGCCGGTCAGCTTCTTCATCTGGTGCGTGGCGTTGCGTGCCTCGAAGTCCGGCCCGAGCGTCCACCCTTTGATGGTGTGCGCCAGGATGACCGTCGGCTGGCCGGTGTGCTCCCGCGCGGCGCGGAAGGCGGCATAGACCTTGCGGTAGTCGTGGCCGCCCCGGGACAGCCGTTCCAGGTCGGTGTCGGAGTGGTCCGCGATCAGGTCGCGCAGCCGCGGGTCGTCGAAGAAGTGTTCCCGGATGTACCCGCCGGATTCCGCGGAGTAGGTCTGGAACTGCCCGTCCGGAGTGGTGTTCATCCTGTCCAGCAGCACTCCTTCGGTGTCCATGGCGAGCAGGGGATCCCAGTCACGGCCCCAGACCACCTTGAGTACGTTCCAGCCCGCGCCGCGGAAGTGCGCCTCCAGTTCCTGGATGATCTTGCCGTTTCCCCGTACCGGCCCATCGAGCTGCTGCAGGTTGCAGTTGATTACGAAGGTCAGGTTGTCCAGCTGCTCGCGGGCGGCCACCCCGATCTGCCCGATCGACTCCGGTTCGGCCATCTCGCCGTCGCCGAGGAAGGCCCACACGTGCGAGTCCCCGGTGTCGCGGATGCCGCGGTCGCGCAGGTACCGGTTGAACCGGGCCTGGTAGATCGCGTTGCTGGGGCCAAGGCCCATGGTGACGGTCGGGTACTCCCAGAAGTCCGGCATCAGCCGCGGGTGCGGGTAGGACGGCAGCCCGCCGCCCGGATGGGAGAGCTCCTGCCGGAACCCGTCGAGCTGATCCTCGCTCAGCCGCCCCTCCAGGTAGGCCCGGGCGTAGATCCCCGGGGAGGCGTGCCCCTGGATGAACACCTGGTCCCCGGAGCCGTCCTCGCCTCGACCGCGGAAGAAGTGGTTGAACCCGACCTCGTACAGGCTGGCCGCCGAGGCGTAGGTCGCGATATGCCCGCCGACCCCGATTCCGGGCCGGTTCGCCCTGGCCACCATGATCGCCGCGTTCCACCGGATGTAGGCGCGGATGCGGCGCTCCAGATGCTCGTCCCCTGGGAACTCCGGCTCGTGCTCCGGCGGGATGGTGTTCACGTAGTCGGTGCTGCGCAGCCCGGGAACGCCGACCTGGCGGGTCCTGGCCCGCTCCAGCAGCCTGAGCATCAGGTAACGGGCCCTGGTCGTGCCGTGGGTGTCCACCACCCCGTCCAGGGACTCCACCCACTCCGCGGTCTCGGCGGGGTCGGTGTCCGGCAGCTGACTGGGCAGCCCGTCGCTGATGATCGGGTAACCGGTGCTTGCCGAC
The sequence above is drawn from the Amycolatopsis aidingensis genome and encodes:
- a CDS encoding inositol monophosphatase family protein, with amino-acid sequence MGEIAAELLRTALLAGEAAGRQLRARQAGVRQAATKSSPTDPVTEADHAAERTVVNLLRRWRPEDAVLAEEGTLLAGTSGYRWVIDPLDGTVNYLYQRAGWAVSVAVEDADGAVAGVVVDPVLGETFHAVRGGGAFLGERRLRVNDPVPLERALVGTGFSYHPRSRERQARLVTGLLPAVRDIRRTGTCAGDLCALAAGRVDAFLEDELSHWDWAAGALIAAEAGAVVSTLRPAEERHGLLAAGPALHTGLRELAGD
- a CDS encoding sensor histidine kinase — protein: MVITVHAGADVHDLTGKRIPVGESTSGTTFRDTTPRRVTELAYPLTDGTNAEFGPALVLPLRSSAESVFGVLVVVRRPGKPVFTPEQLAMAAAFAEQAALALQLADDQRRLHELQVLGDRDRIARDLHDHVIQRLFALGLGLQSARQRARNPDLRLRLGALVEDAQSIIGEIRSAIFDLHGETGGGYLGRQLHEAVAELTAGTSLQTTVRMSGPLGVISAGLGEHAEAVVREALANTVRHAGATAVAVLVSAADELTVEVTDDGTGIPADAGHRGLRDLAGRATRSNGTMTLTAPPGGGTRLVWTAPLA
- a CDS encoding GAF domain-containing protein; its protein translation is MLAPDGEGLAEFVYEGIDEHTRQQIGDLPEGHGLLGLLIQQPKPIRLDEISDHPASAGFPAHHPPMHSFLGVPVRVRDQVFGNLYLTEKNGGQAFTEDDEVVVQALAAAAGIAVENARLYEEARLRQQWQEATSEIRAELLAAAHTTDVLHLIANRALALTAADYTFIALPPDPEQPAPRSASWSSPSTRARTSTT
- the aceE gene encoding pyruvate dehydrogenase (acetyl-transferring), homodimeric type, with protein sequence MNAVSHRESASTGYPIISDGLPSQLPDTDPAETAEWVESLDGVVDTHGTTRARYLMLRLLERARTRQVGVPGLRSTDYVNTIPPEHEPEFPGDEHLERRIRAYIRWNAAIMVARANRPGIGVGGHIATYASAASLYEVGFNHFFRGRGEDGSGDQVFIQGHASPGIYARAYLEGRLSEDQLDGFRQELSHPGGGLPSYPHPRLMPDFWEYPTVTMGLGPSNAIYQARFNRYLRDRGIRDTGDSHVWAFLGDGEMAEPESIGQIGVAAREQLDNLTFVINCNLQQLDGPVRGNGKIIQELEAHFRGAGWNVLKVVWGRDWDPLLAMDTEGVLLDRMNTTPDGQFQTYSAESGGYIREHFFDDPRLRDLIADHSDTDLERLSRGGHDYRKVYAAFRAAREHTGQPTVILAHTIKGWTLGPDFEARNATHQMKKLTGEELETFRDRLRLPISDAELDAELPPYCHPGEDSAELEYLRRRRRELGGPLPRRSVRPRRLTLPGEQAYQGLRRGSGSSPVATTMAFVRLLQELLKDPEVGPRIVPIIPDEARTFGMDSLFPKCRIYSPAGMSYDSVDREMLLSWRESSSGQLLHEGISEAGGMGSAIAAGTSYATHGEPMIPVYVFYSMFGFQRTGDFIWAMGDQLGRGFLIGATAGRTTLNGEGLQHQDGHSPLLASTNPACVHYDPAWGFEIAHIVRDGLARMYGSTERHPDGEDVFYYLTVYNEPYQQPAETPESERGELERGILRGLYRYRRAPVEGEAPRAQILASGVAMPLALEAQRLLAEDWGVAADVWSATSWSELRREAMECDEWNLLHPDQPRRIPYVTSALREQPGPVIAVSDFMRAVPDQIAPWLANDYLSLGTDGFGRSDLRSALRRHFHIDAESIAVAVLAMRGDDDSGSADGTPREAIRRYRLDA